From a single Okeanomitos corallinicola TIOX110 genomic region:
- a CDS encoding zinc ribbon domain-containing protein, with amino-acid sequence MGILPAKGVPHNSGKCYKLKNRIEQLCEQYGIGFIETKESYTSKASFLDRDELHTFGENSKGWQALGKRVKRGLYRSKDGFRINADRNGASNILRKVSAKLSINLDGVSRGALIAPLKVRLWNIQ; translated from the coding sequence GTGGGCATCTTGCCCGCCAAGGGTGTACCTCATAATAGCGGAAAGTGCTATAAATTAAAAAATCGTATTGAACAGTTATGTGAACAATACGGAATAGGTTTTATTGAAACTAAAGAAAGCTATACATCAAAAGCTAGTTTTTTAGACCGTGATGAGCTACATACATTTGGTGAAAACTCCAAAGGGTGGCAAGCATTAGGCAAACGAGTTAAGCGTGGTTTATATCGTTCTAAGGACGGATTTAGAATTAATGCTGACCGCAATGGTGCAAGCAATATTCTAAGAAAAGTATCGGCAAAATTAAGTATCAATCTTGATGGAGTCAGCAGAGGTGCTTTGATTGCGCCTTTGAAAGTTCGTTTGTGGAATATTCAATAA